Genomic window (Vitis riparia cultivar Riparia Gloire de Montpellier isolate 1030 unplaced genomic scaffold, EGFV_Vit.rip_1.0 scaffold736_pilon_pilon, whole genome shotgun sequence):
ctaaaacagttatcaaacagactcttaatctttcaatgaaattaaaacaaaattctttttgtcTTCCCTATCCTACATCTATAGTTTTGATGTGAATCTAGATTAAAAGCAACATAAAATGGGGGTGGGCATACATTAGAAATCTTGACTTTCATTATTCCACTGTATcttacattttttcttttctagcaACAAATGAGTTAACATCAGTTTGCTCAAAATTACATTCAATGTCTTTAAATATCACATccctttaaatataaaaagctTATGGCTTGTGCTTAGAAAGTTAAACTTGTTTATGGGAGAGATCTTGCATTCAAAATTTGTAGTTGACAATCTAGCTTTGTATAATGAATGGTAGATTTCTTCATCCACATTAACATTAGCTTTAGCATTGATTTTTGTACGAGAAACAATGGATGATAACGACCTTTTGGTAACATTTttttgggtattaaaattcatgaaaagtatttttagacTGTTGTATAATTTCCCTAAACAAGTGTTTGAGAAGTTTCAATATCATTTGTAGAATTGCCTTGTACTTTCAAAATTATAGGTCTTCATTTATATAgattaactatttttaattatttaattagtttatatcTTAGGTATCATTTGGgtacatttttttgttttttcttatttaaaaaatgataataactcctatataacatataaaaatccTTTGAGactaatataaatatttttaaaagtgaattaACAAGTCCaggaattaaaatatttttactattttaagattgaaaatttttaaaaatgaattatttttaagcaAATAAGGTGATTAAGTTcatatattttacataaaagtttctaaattttatatagaatttatttccattttataatttaaaggtaaaaaacaaaagatatatcTAAACAAGTGTTTAATATTGTAGatttaattggaattttttatagCTACAAAACTTGAAGGCTATGTctggtttttggaaaatttgagggaaaccGTGAAGGAAAGAAACTAGAGAAtaaaagtagaaggaaatgaaatagagagtaaaagtagaaggaaagaaaagtgaatgaaaataaaaaataaattatttttatatgttttttcgaaatcattttacttatttttctttattatagtaagattaaataatttaaaaatatataaattttaaattaattttaattatattttatattcttttatattttttatagtgaaataatgttgaagaaaatgattttcttcaacattatttttctttcccctGGGCTAACATAGTTGAAAGGTATCTAAAACCTACTTACCTATGTATCCATCCATTTGTCTTTCATAAGGGAAAACCAAGCCCATGCCCATGTTGGAATAGCTTATGACAAAAAATGGCTGTTGGAAAAAGGTGTGGTGGGTAAGCTATGAACATACCCAACTAAACAATactcaaggataaaaatatcagtaattacggatatattgaTAGTTTGATTTTACGCATATATCAAAGATATGTCAGCGGATATTTTGATGCAAAATATTGATTGGCTTAAAATTGATCAATacttttgaaaatgtaaaacaaatctcttagaaataaaattagaagtataatagacattttaaagttattttgttgaagaaattaatatatatatatatatatatatatatatatatatatatatatatataaagtgtacattgattattaaattacattaatatattaattacatattaaaaaattatatatttatcataatttattttatatcatttaatacaattatattaaatatatcaaaattttaatattaaatatattttaaaattaaacatattataatcaaatatcacaatattattatcgaataatattattttatttaattataaaataattataattaatttgttgtttaaagtgtggttttaatattttgtatatatatatatatatatatatatatgtggtgcaaaataattataaagaagGCAAACTTGCCCCAATGGTAAGGTGGGTGCTCAACCAACCTTTTGGTTGCGGGTTCAACTCCCTCGGCAGCATGGAAACAGCTTGTGGTTGTGTTCCACTCATATACTTAGGTTCAACTCCCTCAGCATGGAAACTACCCATTTTTTAGTCAAAGGCTTGGTTAAGGCGGAGCTTTGACTTggtcaaagaaaaaaacaaagtgatATCTTGAAAATTGATATATGGAACACAAGATTCATAGCACATGCTCCCTCACTGCCCTTCTGAACTAATtacttcaaagaaaaaaaaatgtccacttttgaaaaaaaacatatgaaaaaacGCGGGATTGATTAGTCCTATTGTCTCTCTTTGaatctcatttatgacctaatGCGGTCTTCCAAATTTGAGAAAGAGCCTAGGTCAAGTACGgaatgtttataaaaaaacaaaactttccTATCCCCTACCAAAGAGAAAATCGCGTCATTCACAGCATTTCTCATGATATATGATAAAGCCTCATTTTCTTGACTCCCtcattttaggaaaatttgaggaaaactGCAAAGGAAAGAAACTAGAGAAtaaaagtagaaggaaatgaaatagagaataaaagtagaaggaaataaaaaatgaaagaaaataaaaactaaatttaaatttataaattatttttatatgttttttcgaatccattttacttatttttctcaGTTATagtaagattaaataatttaaaaatatataaattttaaattaattttaattatattttatattcttttatatttttttacagtGAAATCAAACAAAGTCATTttcctcaatattttttttttctttccctaggATAACATAGTTGAAAGGTATCTAAAGCCTATTCACCTATGTGTCCATCCATTTGTCTATCATAAGGGAAAACCAAGCCCATGCCCATGTTGGAATAGCTTATGACAAAAAATGGCTGTTGGAAAAAGAAGGTGTGGAGGGTATGCTGTGAACATACCCAACTAAGCAATACTTTGTCGAAGGCAAGCTAGGCAACAAACCTTTCTAATAATCCCCTCGCGGAGTGATATCTTGAAAATTCATGTACCTAACTTGTACTCCACTCATATACTTTCCACGGCCCTCAAAAACCTTCAATTTGGGGTTGCAGAATACATTTCTACGTCTCCTTTTTTCACATTCATACCACATGCTGCCTAACTGCCCTTCTGAACTAAGTActtcaaagagaaaaacaaaacatgtgGAAAACGCATTCTCATTAAAGTCCATCAATCATATCCCCTACCAAAGAGAAAATCGCTTCATTCACGGCACGtctcataatatatataataatgcCTCATTTTCCTAACTCCGTCATACCTAATACACCACATTCAACTGCCGACTCCACCAAAAGGCAAAAACTTCCTTCTCTTCAATCCACCATGACCTCCAACTCTAACCCAAGCTTTGATGAGCTCAGGTGGGTGATTGAGATACGTAGGACTCTAGATGAAGAGCTTGAAGAAGATAGTGAAGTCCCCGTGAACATCTACAATGTGCCCAAAACCCTAATGGCTGCTAAGCCGGATTGCTACGTTCCTCAAGAAGTTGCACTGGGGCCTTATCATCATTGGCAGCCGGAGCTCTATGAGATGGAGAGGTATAAGCTTGCAGCAGCGAAAAGAACTCAAAAGCATCTCCAAAGAGTGAAGTTTGAAAGCCTTGTTGATCAGTTGACCAAGCATGAGCCAAGGATTCGAGCTTGCTACCACAGGTTCTTGGAGTTCAATGGTGATACCTTAGCGTGGATGATGGCTATTGATGCCTCTTTCTTGCTTGAGTTCCTTCAAGTCTATTCCATCAAGGCGGGTTGGTTGCTGACCAGGGTTTCCTCCAGGATGTCACACCTAGTTGATTATGCCGGGACCAAATCAGCTCATAATGCGATTCTTAGAGACATGGTGATGGTTGAGAatcaaattccattgtttgtaCTGAGGAAAGTGTTAGAATTTCAGTTCCCGACTTTAGATCAAGCTGATGATATGTTGCGTTCAATGTTAGCCGGGTTTGGTGAAGATCTTTGTCCGTTTCGGATGAAGGAGGACTTGACCCAGATCCACGTTGAGGAGCAAGCCCACCTGCTGGACTTTCTCTACCATATCATCGTGCCAAGATCAAAAGAACCATCTGAAATAATTGAAGTAGAGAACGAAGATGAATCAAAGGAGGGCAAAGAAGGATCTTTTGGCGACTCCAGTTATGTGCAACAGCTATTTCAGATAATTTGGAATCTGCTCTCAACATCGAATCAAGGCCCAATAAGTCTTCTCAAGAGACTTTTATTTTCCGATCCAGTAAAAGTCATACTGAAATTGCCTTGGAAAATCATCTCCAATCTCCCCGGGTTTTCCGTCTTGAAACGACCTGTCGAATATATCttcttttcccaaaaaaaagaagaaaacaatccCGAAAACGGGAACTCCAACTCCAACAGTAACATCATCAAACCTCCGCTGATAGAGGAAATTGCCATCCCTTCAGTGTCGGAGCTCTATAAATCCGGTGTCCGCTTCTTACCTGCTAATGGTAGCATCTCATCCATCACTTTCGATGCTAAGACGGCCACTCTTTACCTCCCTACTGTTAGTTTAGACGTAAACACAGAGGTCACTTTGAGAAACTTGGTTGCATATGAAGCATCAAATGCATCAGGGCCACTGGTTATGACTCGGTACACTGAACTAATGAATGGGATAATTGATACCGAGGAAGATGCCAAGATTCTGAGAGAAAGAGGTATTATTTTGAACCGATTGAAGAGTGATGAAGAGGTGGCCAACCTGTGGAATGGGATGAGCAAGTCCATAAGGTTGACAAAGGTGCCCTTCTTAGATAAGGTGATTGAAGATGTGAACAACTATCACACTGGCATATGGAAGATTAAGGCCGGAAAGTTTATGAAGCGTTACGTGATTGGTTCATGGCAGCTCCTAACGTTTGTCGCCACCGTTTTGATCTTCTTGTTAATGACATTGCAAGCATTTTGCTCTGTTTATAATTGTCCTCGAATGTTTCGTGTCACCACCGATCTGTAATGttttggtggtttttttttatagcaaaacaaccatgattttaaatttattttttatattccctataaattttgaacaaaggtattttaaatagttttagaGAATACTAAAACTAGTTGAAGtattttaatttgtaataaaaaaattagtattctACCTCggtattttttttctacttttctattttttataagcaaatatCTGAGTCGGagcttggttacaagtttgTTACGATTATCTGAGCAATTCTATATATGATCCGCtctctcttattttttctttttttcttccttttcatttgatgGCTCGAGGAGATCACTAGAATGCCAACAGTAGACAGGTTATTGGTACCTCAAATACTTCACTAATGAAAGATTCTGGTAGCCCCTTTTATATGCATAATGGTGATAATCCAAGTCTGGTCTTGGTCTCACACAATTTGACTGGATCTACCTACAACACTTGGAGTCATGTCATGCTCATGGTGCTCAATGTGAAGAATAAGGTTGGATTCATTAATGGAAGCATCGATCGTCTAGCCTCTAATCATCTTCTCCTTGATGTTTTTGAACCCGTTGCAATAGCATGATAATTTCCTGGATTCTCAATGTTGTCTCTAAGGAAATAGCAGATAGTCTCTTATACATTGAAAATGCTTTTGACATCTGGATCGATCTTTGTGATCATTTTCACCAAAGCAATggtcctcaaaattttcaaataaaaaagcaaCTTATTGCTCTTAATCAAGGATCTCTTGATGTTAATGGGTCTTTCACTAGATTGAAAATTCTTTGGGATGAGCTCAAAGAATATCAACCTGTACCTATTTGTCAATGTGGTGGAATGAAGTTATGGACGGATTTTCAGCAACAAGAATAGTTATGCAATTTCTCATGGGACTTAATGAATCTTATGCTCAAACTCATGCTCAAATCTTAATGGTGACCTCTTTGCCTTCTCTATCGAAGGTGTTTTCTCTGATCATTTAGGAAGAATGTCAACACACTATTAATTTTATGGTCTTAACTGAAATCCACTATTTTCTAGTGACCTCAAAACTTTTGCAACAACATCTTCTATGAGTTCAGCTTCCAATTCTTCTACAACAACCTTGGCCAACAATTGCAAAGCCAAACCCAAGTGAGACAGACTTCTTTGTTCTCATTTTAGTATGCAGGGCCACACCATTGACAGGTGTTATAAGCTTCACGGATACCCACCTGGTTATAATCCAAAACCCAAGTCTACATTAACCAAAGCTCATGTGAATCAAGCACCTTCTACCATGAATGAAAGTTCAACTTCGTCTGAAACCTCTCTTAGTTAATTAACTCCCTCTCAATGTAAACGGCTCATTACACTCTTAAGCTCACAGTTACAGGGCAATTCTCACGTTTCTTCTAAATCGTACTAGCCTAGACCCTCGATTTGCAGCCTCAGTAGTATtgtctcttcttcctcttttacATCTTCTCATTCTTCTATTTCCTCCAAATCATGGGTTTTGGACACAGGAGCTACTCATCATGTATGTTACTCTTTGAGTTCATTTACTTTTCCATTCCAGCTACTAATTCATACATAAAATTGCCAAAATGGTCATTCAGTTCCTATTAAGTGCATAAGTTCAGTCCAACTGCTTGACAATTTGCTCATATCAGATGTGTTGTTTGTGCCTGATTTTCATTTCAATCTCATCTCCATTAATGCTCTTACTAAAAATCGTCAATTCTCAATCAATTTTCTCACTAACTCTTGTATTATTTAGGACCATACTCAAGGCATGGTGATTGGGATTGGTAGAAGATAAGCCAATCTCTACAATGTTTAATCCTCAAGCTCTAGTTTTAAGTTTGCATATGTTTTAGAAAAGTGTAATAAGATTTCACTGTCATAGAATGATCTCTGGTATTTTCATTTAGGTCATCCCTCATATgttaaactttaaattttaagaaatgaattgAATGTTTCCAATTTGTCTATTAATCCTGATCATTGCTTTATATGTCATTTAGTAAAACAACGAAGATTacctttcatttctttaaataatttgtttgcaaCACCTTTTCAACATATTCACTATGACATTTAGGACCCCTTTCATATCCCCACTGTTGAAGGCTACCAATATTTCTTAACAATAGTTTATGATTGTACTCGTTTTACATGGATTTATCTTTTGCATACAAAATCTGAAGTGATAACAGTCTTTCCCACCACCTTTTCTTTAATTCAAAACCAAGTTGAGGTCAAAATAAAGTCCGTTTGATCTGACAATGAGCCTGAATTTCTTTCTCTGATTTTTTCTATAAAGAAGGCATCATGTCTTTTCATTCTTATGTGGATAAGCCACAACAAAATTTAGTAGTTAAACGAAAGTACCAACACATTTTGAATGTTGCCAGGGCTCTACACTTCCAATCACATTTCTTTAGGTAATTAGGGAGATTGTGTACTCATTGTTGTGTATCTAATCAATAGAACACCATCTTCACTTTTAGCGAACGAAACACCTTTTGAATTACTATGGAACAAGAATCCTTTCTTCAATCATCTTCTAACATTTGGTTGTTTGTGCTATGCCTCCACTCTGCCTTATTATCGCACAAAGTTTTCTCCTTGGTTTACATAAGCAATTTTCCTTAGATATCCTACTGGATTCAAAGGATATAAGTTGCTTGATTGGACCACTAACACCACATTCATTTCTAGAGACGTTTTTTTATGAAAGCATCTTTCCCTTTTAGGAAATGTGTCAAGATCCTTCTctacctgattttttttttctgatcgTGTTTTACCATTTTTCTCTTCCATTGAATCTAGTGTTTCTTCAACCGATGTGTCCTTAAATCTCTCTATAATTTCAATTCACCACCTGTCTTTACTTCTTGTTCTTCTCATGTCATAAAGCCCCCATCTTATCTTAAAGATTACCACTACTATTCCATTTCCAATGGTTCTCACTCCGCCTCTCATTCCTTGTCCATTGTCCTCAGTTATAAAAAACTAACTCCAAATCATTGAGCCtttgttcatgtcatttctTCTCATGTTGAACCAACAAGTTTCTCCCAAGCTACTACATTTCCAAAATGGTAATAGGTTATGTCAATTAAACTATAAGCTTTAAAGAGTAATGTCACGTGGACCTTGACCACATTGACACCTAATAAGCATCCAATTGGGTGCAAGTGGGTTTAtcatattaaattcaaaatcaatggTTCCATAGAACACTACACATCTAGTTTAGTGGCAAAAGGACAAGAAGACATTGACTACTTTGACACTTTCTCTCTAGTGGCCAAACTAGTTACAGTCAAAAAGTTACTTGCCTTAGCTTCCATCTATAGCTGGAGTTTGACCCAATTAGATGTCAATAATACTTTTTTGCATGTTGATCTTAATGACGAAGTGTACATGAACTTGCCACCTGGTTTCTGTTGTGAGAGAGAGCTCACTTTGCCTGTAAACTCCATAAATAATCTTTGTATGGAATTAAGCAGGCCTCAAGGCAatggttttcaaattttttggtaTGATTATCACCAAGGGTTTCAAGCAATCAACTACTAACAACTctctttttgtgaaaaataacgGTAATTCCTTCATGACATTGCttgtatatgttgatgacattatcTTAGCTAGCAACAATCAGAATGAGGTGGATGACTTAAAGAAGTTTCTTAATGAATGCTTCAAGCTCAAATATTTTCTAGGGTTAGAAGTTGCTAGACCTTCTAAAGGTATTTATCTTAGCGAAATACACTATGCTTTGCAGCTcttatcaaattcaaacttaCTTAGATGCAAACCAAGCAAAACACCAATGGATCCTAACACCAAGGGATTTGCAAATTCTGATTGGACCTCTTGTCCAGGCAATAGAAAATCTGTTGGtggtttttgtattttcattggggattttttggttttatggaaatcaaagaaataacAAACGATATCAAGATCATCAGCTAAAGCAGAATATCAATCATTGGTAAATGTAACTTGTGAACTAGTGTGCCTTCTCACTTTGCTTAAAGATCTGCATATTGAACATACACAATTTGCCTTGCTATTCTGTGACAACTAAGCAACTTTACACATTGCAGTCAATCTTGTGTTCCATGGATGTACTAAACACATTGAAATTGACTGTCATTTAATGAGAGAAAATGTACAAACTGGTGTTATCAAAATGGTACATGTTTTCTCACAACACCAACTTGCAAACCTATTGACTATAGGTCTCTAGTCTACTCAATTCATTTATCTTCTTGGCAAGATGGGAATTCACAAGATTCATTCTCCATCTTAAGGGGGAGTATTAAAACTAGTTggggtatttttgtaataaaaaatagtattaattctaccttagttttttttttttcctacttttcTATTTCTATGAGAAGTAGATATCTAAGTCGGAGCTTGTTACAAGTTTGTGACAACCCATTCTTCAAGCCACAAATATAAAAGACTGTATGTACtgttcttttaataaataaaaaataaaaaacaaaaaacaaaatgctCTCCCaattatcttttctttgatagagacattttttcaaataaaaatagttaatttcatcaaaataataattataatgcacttaatttcaaattgatgatatctaatttaatatgaaaaatgaaaagtaagAAGGAATTtaagtttcttatttttgtaaTGAATTAGTTATTTTAGAAAAGTAATTATGATCtgtaaattaagttaaatttgtagttgacatgaaacTAAGCAAAGAAAAGACAATAATTTCAATAGTGATAAATtgtatattaataattatttaggTTAATCAaagtttgttttattatttcatttattttcaaattaattttaaaatgaaatatatataattgtttttgttgaataatccatttttattttaaagaaactacaattttgtttttgaaaaaccaaaaatccAAAAGGGAACACTTAGGGACTGAatggttgtttttaaaatttaaaatatttatatgtattatcctcaatttttatccaaaagtgaaaggtactagtcaagtggttTAGGAATGATTGGTAGGTTTGAGTTAGGTAAAaccttatatttagtttttattattcataatGGACGTTTTCGATCGGTTATAGGTCCatagttttttatctctttggagattttccacgttaaaatttGATGTCATTGTCTATTTCTCTCAATCTACTCTTTGActtatcttcaattttttatatcattggTTAATTGGGCATATATGttgaatagaagaaaaatgagttgaaaTTGGTGTGATTATCCATTAGGtatcttgaataatttttttgttcattttagtTAATGATATTTTGTAGTAATTGAAAATGAGTTAAGGAGATAATTGTTTTTATGAATTAATCTTGGGGAGTGTTGAAACATTTGCATGTGACttgtatttgaaatttattagggaagtgttgttgcattcataCTTGCCTgtaaattttatga
Coding sequences:
- the LOC117910423 gene encoding putative UPF0481 protein At3g02645 gives rise to the protein MTSNSNPSFDELRWVIEIRRTLDEELEEDSEVPVNIYNVPKTLMAAKPDCYVPQEVALGPYHHWQPELYEMERYKLAAAKRTQKHLQRVKFESLVDQLTKHEPRIRACYHRFLEFNGDTLAWMMAIDASFLLEFLQVYSIKAGWLLTRVSSRMSHLVDYAGTKSAHNAILRDMVMVENQIPLFVLRKVLEFQFPTLDQADDMLRSMLAGFGEDLCPFRMKEDLTQIHVEEQAHLLDFLYHIIVPRSKEPSEIIEVENEDESKEGKEGSFGDSSYVQQLFQIIWNLLSTSNQGPISLLKRLLFSDPVKVILKLPWKIISNLPGFSVLKRPVEYIFFSQKKEENNPENGNSNSNSNIIKPPLIEEIAIPSVSELYKSGVRFLPANGSISSITFDAKTATLYLPTVSLDVNTEVTLRNLVAYEASNASGPLVMTRYTELMNGIIDTEEDAKILRERGIILNRLKSDEEVANLWNGMSKSIRLTKVPFLDKVIEDVNNYHTGIWKIKAGKFMKRYVIGSWQLLTFVATVLIFLLMTLQAFCSVYNCPRMFRVTTDL